CCGGTTCTTGTTTTTAAAGTTCGCCTTTCTGTACTCCGGCACATATCTTGAAGTCGCATCGGAATCCATAGTGGAAATTAAACTCGTGTAGAATGTCCTACTTGCtaataaatatttttttttccttaAATTCTTTTGTAACACTTGTTTGTGGTTACGAGCACTCGTAGTGGGGAACAAACTATTTAAAGGGTCACAAAAGCTCCCTGCGACACATCACAATGCTTCTTTTGCGCAGCTGTCGTCCCATCTTGCTGGCCAATCCACTCTCGACGGCCCTGCGTGGACTGTCCACGTCGGCTATGCGCCGCCAAACCTTCAATCTGGGTCAGGAGCCACCCCGTTATAAGGTCCCCAACGAGAAGGAGCAACGGAACCCCATCAAGTACAGATCCAGAGAgtcgctcttcttcaataAAACGCTGCCTACAAAATTCCGTCTGGGGAACGAACCCATGTACGAAAACCCACTTGCAGGCTTCGTTGCTGGAGCAAAAAGATTCAGTCTAGCATTTGGGTTTGTGGGGCTGTGTTTCTCGTACTTAATGCTCCAGACAGAGTATGTTCTGCCAGAGCTGTGCGAGGCGTTTGGTGCGGCCTCGCTCGTGCCGTACCCTGTGGTGCAATATCTGTACTCGCCGTATGTGCTCCGCATCTACAGACTCTACGACACCACGAAGGAGCAGACCCTGGAGAACCTAGTGGCCGACGAGACGCTcgtgttccagaaactcaacTGGTCGGGCTTCAAAGTCTACAACGAGCTTGTCAAGGTTGATGACCTGCAAATCGCGGCAAAAGATACTCCAGAAGGCCGTTTTGGGTTCTCGAACATGATTGCTCGCGAGAAAGACGACCTTACGCGCTCGTTCTACGTTGTTGACGGGTTTGGAGGCATGCGCATGAACCGCATATGGAAAATCGCCGAAACGCATTCAGGCATCGAATCTGCTCGGCCGTGAGCAGGTCTgacaaaatatttatttttcacatTATTTATTAAAGCGGAAACTTAGAGCATGAAAGTGGTGATCCAGAGGGTCAAGCAGGCCTCAGTGACGGTCAACAAGGAAGTCATCTCGCAGATCAATAAAGGACTCATGCTATTGGTCGGCATCTCGACCGAAGATAGCAAGGAAGatgttgaaaaactggCCAATAAGGTGTTGCGGCTGAAGCTTTTCGAGGACTTGGGCGTCGACGCCAACACCAAAACCGAGTGGGTCGGCAAGCCATGGCAGAAAAGCGTTGTGGACATCAAAGGAGAGATCTTGTCAGTGTCACAGTTCACGCTCTACGgcaacatcaagaagggCGCCAAGCCGGACTTCCACCGTGCACAGAAGGGCCATGTGGCTCAGGAGCTGTACGagatgtttttgagcctGCTACGTGCAGAAATGGGTGAAGACAAGGTGAAGGACGGCCAGTTCGGCGCCATGATGGATGTGGGCATCGTCAACGACGGGCCCGTTACGATTGTCTGGGATACAAGGGACAAATAGATTATTCTCTATTTCTTCGGAATAGCCGAAAAGGGCTTAGCGCTCTGGAGGGGGAGAAATTAGGGCTGTTGGATCGTGCAGGCGAAAAGCTCGATTTCGAATGCACTGGAGACAGCACGGACTCAGATCTAAGACTTCGTTGGAATCGTGGTTTTCGGATCTCGGTTTCTgcgagctcgaggccaTGCTGGAAGTTGCGCAGCGCGTCGGCATACGCCGTTTCCGAGCTCACATTCAGCTTGGGTTTCTGCATATGGTACAACGGGCCGACCACCACGACAGGTACTTGGGCGTACTGCAAGCAGTATTTGGACATTGACTTGGAGCCGATGATTGCACGGAACCCTGTTTTTTGTGTTCCGTGCGTGCCCACTATCAGGATCAC
This portion of the Ogataea parapolymorpha DL-1 chromosome IV, whole genome shotgun sequence genome encodes:
- a CDS encoding putative secreted protein; protein product: MLLLRSCRPILLANPLSTALRGLSTSAMRRQTFNLGQEPPRYKVPNEKEQRNPIKYRSRESLFFNKTLPTKFRLGNEPMYENPLAGFVAGAKRFSLAFGFVGLCFSYLMLQTEYVLPELCEAFGAASLVPYPVVQYLYSPYVLRIYRLYDTTKEQTLENLVADETLVFQKLNWSGFKVYNELVKVDDLQIAAKDTPEGRFGFSNMIAREKDDLTRSFYVVDGFGGMRMNRIWKIAETHSGIESARP
- a CDS encoding putative D-tyrosyl-tRNA(tyr) deacylase, giving the protein MKVVIQRVKQASVTVNKEVISQINKGLMLLVGISTEDSKEDVEKLANKVLRLKLFEDLGVDANTKTEWVGKPWQKSVVDIKGEILSVSQFTLYGNIKKGAKPDFHRAQKGHVAQELYEMFLSLLRAEMGEDKVKDGQFGAMMDVGIVNDGPVTIVWDTRDK